Proteins from one Thioflavicoccus mobilis 8321 genomic window:
- a CDS encoding L,D-transpeptidase — MTVAAGEHAEPNRTPAAPEEDVRYALPPAQERSLTINVGSQTFEYVEDGGVVARGPISSGSPEHPTPTGEFQVLSKDADKRSGSYTNAFDQPTPMPYSLQFYGPYFIHEGWLPGYAASHGCVRLRYEDARLIFHRIRVGDPVHVRHDGVARAASASSSSFSVF; from the coding sequence ATGACGGTTGCCGCCGGCGAACACGCCGAGCCGAACCGAACGCCAGCCGCGCCAGAGGAGGACGTGCGTTACGCCCTGCCGCCGGCGCAGGAACGATCGTTGACCATCAATGTCGGGTCACAGACGTTCGAATATGTCGAAGACGGCGGCGTTGTCGCGCGCGGGCCAATCTCCAGTGGCTCGCCCGAGCATCCCACCCCGACGGGGGAATTCCAGGTGCTGAGCAAGGACGCAGACAAGCGCTCGGGCAGCTACACGAATGCTTTCGACCAGCCGACGCCGATGCCGTACTCCCTGCAATTTTACGGACCCTACTTCATCCACGAAGGCTGGCTGCCGGGTTACGCGGCCTCCCACGGCTGCGTGCGCCTGCGCTACGAGGACGCCCGGTTGATCTTTCACCGCATTCGGGTCGGTGACCCCGTGCACGTGCGGCACGACGGTGTGGCGCGCGCGGCGTCTGCGTCGTCCTCATCGTTTTCGGTCTTCTGA
- the mprF gene encoding bifunctional lysylphosphatidylglycerol flippase/synthetase MprF: MLSAALSLTLFAAALWILHRELSGIHLNDVLAELTALRPMALGSALALTAASYLVLTGYDAVALHYLGRVLPYSRVALASFVATAVGHNVGVAVLSGGAVRLRMYTAFGLSVPDVAALVAMVQLAAVVGMTFLVAMAFSLVPGDAASLLHLPAVLTRTLGLSVIALLVGYLTVCALRRRPVQLGRWALRLPRPTITAGQIAVATADLACTAGAFYVLLPADAGVSFALFLTVYILAIIAGALSHLPGGIGVFETVLLLGLPEVPKDGLLAAVLVYRVIYYLLPFGIAAIIAAIHELRSYGKHVVRGLELTQDALEEIAPQVMAIAAFLVGVLLLFSGATPASGDRIALLQRWLPLPLLEVSHLTGSLLGLGLTVLAGALYRRVNAAYHLALAVLLGGVIVSLLKGLDWEAALVSGLAALLLWMGRNAFYRKATLGEVRFAPGWTVAVVLALAGSIWLGLFSFKHLEYADDLWWQFAFEADAPRFLRASLVAVVAATVLALMRVLRPASPPPEMPGEAELRRAAAIVARTPTADAALALLGDKRILFAEDDAGFLMFQVRGRSWVALGDPVGPPGVMDSLAWRFRELCDRYGGRPVFTHVDAAHLPLYLDLGLVPLKLGEEAVVDLTNFSLEGSARAELRQARRKLPKAGVQFDIVTAGAPVDALMAELKGVSDEWLAAKRTREKGFSLGRFDPAYIRRFPVALARKDGRILAFANLWPGADRAELSVDLMRHVADAPNGIMDYLFVESMLWGVAQGYRQFNLGMAPLSGLATGPLAPLWHRIGTTVFLLGEHFYNFEGLRAYKEKFHPDWRPKYLVLPPGFSLPTVLLDISALVSGNIRGIAAQR; encoded by the coding sequence GTGCTGAGCGCAGCCCTCAGCCTGACACTGTTTGCCGCGGCCCTCTGGATTCTGCACCGTGAGCTATCCGGGATACACCTCAACGATGTGTTGGCCGAGCTTACGGCCCTGCGCCCGATGGCGCTTGGGTCAGCCCTTGCTCTGACAGCCGCCAGTTACCTGGTTCTAACCGGATACGACGCCGTTGCCCTGCATTATCTCGGCCGCGTCCTCCCTTACTCGCGAGTCGCGCTGGCCTCCTTCGTCGCCACCGCGGTCGGTCACAATGTCGGGGTGGCCGTGCTGTCGGGCGGGGCTGTGCGTCTGCGCATGTACACGGCCTTTGGCCTGTCCGTGCCCGATGTCGCGGCGCTGGTCGCGATGGTCCAGTTGGCTGCCGTCGTCGGCATGACCTTCTTGGTGGCGATGGCGTTCAGCCTGGTGCCCGGCGACGCCGCCTCGCTGCTGCATCTCCCAGCAGTGCTGACGCGCACGCTGGGCCTGTCGGTCATCGCGCTACTCGTCGGCTATCTGACAGTTTGCGCCCTGCGCCGACGACCGGTGCAGCTCGGCCGCTGGGCGCTGCGGCTCCCGCGACCAACCATCACGGCCGGGCAGATCGCGGTCGCGACGGCAGATCTCGCGTGCACCGCCGGCGCCTTCTATGTGCTGCTGCCGGCGGACGCCGGCGTGTCCTTCGCGCTCTTTTTGACTGTCTACATCTTGGCCATCATCGCCGGAGCCCTGAGCCACCTGCCAGGCGGCATCGGCGTGTTCGAGACGGTTCTGCTGCTCGGGCTGCCCGAGGTGCCCAAGGACGGCCTGCTGGCGGCGGTCCTCGTCTATCGCGTCATCTACTACCTGCTCCCCTTCGGCATCGCCGCGATCATCGCCGCGATACACGAGCTGAGGTCCTACGGCAAACATGTCGTGCGTGGCTTGGAGCTGACCCAAGACGCCCTGGAAGAGATCGCGCCGCAGGTGATGGCGATCGCCGCGTTTCTCGTCGGGGTCTTGTTGCTGTTCTCCGGTGCCACGCCGGCATCGGGCGATCGCATCGCGCTGCTCCAGCGTTGGCTGCCGCTACCGTTGTTGGAGGTTTCCCATCTGACCGGGAGCCTGTTGGGTCTGGGACTGACCGTGTTGGCCGGGGCGCTCTACCGTCGCGTGAACGCCGCGTACCACCTGGCCCTGGCGGTGCTCCTCGGCGGCGTGATCGTGTCTCTATTGAAGGGACTCGACTGGGAGGCGGCGTTGGTCTCCGGCCTCGCCGCCCTGCTGTTGTGGATGGGGCGCAATGCCTTCTACCGGAAGGCCACGCTGGGAGAGGTGCGCTTTGCGCCAGGCTGGACCGTCGCCGTCGTCCTGGCACTGGCGGGCAGCATCTGGCTTGGCCTGTTCTCGTTCAAGCACCTGGAGTATGCCGACGATCTCTGGTGGCAGTTCGCCTTCGAAGCCGACGCACCCCGCTTCCTGCGCGCCAGCCTCGTGGCGGTCGTCGCGGCCACGGTCTTGGCGCTGATGCGTGTCCTGCGACCGGCTTCGCCGCCGCCCGAAATGCCCGGGGAGGCCGAGCTGCGCCGCGCCGCGGCCATCGTGGCCAGGACGCCGACCGCGGATGCCGCCTTGGCCCTCCTCGGCGACAAGCGCATCCTGTTCGCTGAAGACGACGCCGGCTTTCTGATGTTCCAGGTACGCGGACGCAGTTGGGTCGCCCTCGGCGATCCGGTGGGGCCGCCGGGGGTGATGGATTCGCTGGCGTGGCGTTTTCGCGAGCTGTGTGACCGTTACGGCGGACGGCCGGTGTTCACTCATGTGGACGCCGCGCATTTGCCGCTGTATCTGGACCTCGGCCTCGTCCCGCTGAAGCTCGGCGAAGAGGCCGTCGTCGATCTCACGAACTTCTCCCTCGAAGGCAGTGCGCGCGCCGAGCTCCGTCAAGCCCGGCGCAAGCTGCCCAAGGCCGGAGTGCAATTCGACATCGTCACGGCAGGCGCGCCGGTCGACGCCCTGATGGCCGAGCTGAAGGGCGTATCGGATGAGTGGCTGGCGGCGAAACGCACCCGCGAGAAGGGGTTCTCCCTCGGACGCTTCGACCCGGCCTACATCCGACGCTTTCCCGTCGCGCTGGCACGCAAGGACGGCCGGATCCTGGCGTTCGCCAACCTTTGGCCCGGCGCCGACCGGGCGGAGCTCTCCGTGGACCTCATGCGCCACGTCGCCGACGCCCCCAATGGCATCATGGATTACCTGTTCGTCGAATCGATGCTATGGGGGGTGGCGCAGGGCTATCGCCAATTCAATCTCGGCATGGCCCCGTTGTCGGGACTCGCGACCGGCCCCTTGGCGCCGCTCTGGCATCGCATCGGCACGACGGTCTTCCTCCTCGGCGAGCACTTCTACAACTTCGAGGGTCTGCGCGCCTACAAAGAGAAGTTCCACCCCGACTGGCGTCCGAAATACTTGGTCCTGCCCCCCGGATTCTCTCTACCGACCGTACTACTGGACATCTCCGCCTTGGTGTCGGGGAATATCCGCGGGATCGCGGCCCAACGATGA
- the pcp gene encoding pyroglutamyl-peptidase I — translation MEKILLTGFEAYGHTPYNPAESVARELSSKVIRDSEIIARIVPKNFFECIDVVWEAITEIEPNIVVMMGEYGGRATISIERIAKNLNDSTRYGLSDNKGCYLQGQLTVPDGPAAYYSTLPLRAMVKAMRESGIPSDISDAPGTFCCNHLMYGILHRLHLNHLLIRAGWIHLPHLPCVAALPENLGAPSMSVETSAMGVEIGLRAVLENLEDINEPILSRLQI, via the coding sequence ATGGAAAAGATACTTCTAACGGGGTTCGAAGCGTACGGGCATACGCCCTACAATCCGGCTGAATCAGTCGCGCGTGAGCTCAGTAGCAAAGTTATCCGTGATTCAGAAATCATCGCAAGAATAGTCCCGAAAAACTTCTTCGAATGCATTGATGTTGTGTGGGAGGCTATCACCGAAATCGAACCGAACATAGTCGTGATGATGGGTGAATATGGAGGGCGTGCAACCATTAGCATTGAACGGATTGCCAAGAACCTGAACGATTCGACCAGGTACGGACTGTCAGACAACAAAGGGTGCTACCTGCAAGGCCAGCTGACAGTTCCGGATGGACCAGCTGCCTACTATTCAACGTTGCCCCTTCGTGCCATGGTAAAGGCCATGCGTGAGTCTGGCATCCCTTCCGATATCTCTGATGCGCCGGGCACGTTTTGCTGCAATCATTTGATGTACGGCATCCTTCATCGGCTTCACCTAAACCATCTACTAATTCGTGCCGGATGGATTCACCTTCCCCATCTTCCATGCGTGGCCGCGTTGCCAGAGAATCTTGGTGCACCGAGCATGTCGGTAGAAACATCTGCAATGGGAGTCGAAATTGGGCTGCGTGCCGTGCTTGAGAATCTGGAAGATATTAATGAGCCAATCCTGTCACGACTTCAGATCTAG
- a CDS encoding nucleotidyltransferase domain-containing protein, protein MTPEHSISLTPPQAGLLECLHVDAERPCAQTLAALEPDDWTTLERLAKASRVSYQVRRRLERADLKPLAPGDVMDRLQGTVQAQTARYLRRRATLAELLRACNAQALPVMVLKGAHLAELVYDSPAAREMSDVDLLFKPDDLPRATRLFKQLCYAIPHDAQDLHELAPALKEYTLRHPRWGVSVDVHWSTTGDESLADELDQLLWRRAERLDIAGTQARAMSREDLLLHLCYHASHQHHFAHVGLRPLADLAALCRLDPPLDWDAIAHRAEQWGWRRGTGLSLALAKHCLGAAVPSEVLDRLTPQGTNADVPYVAAIEAMLTESSNEHSAPGTLHRIWSAPTLARRVSVALERLLPPTSQLIVEFGLSDRQQLPPRAWLYLRRIGRLIPRYGRRALEIARGDPRRLAELQRRQQLETWLKP, encoded by the coding sequence ATGACTCCAGAGCATAGCATTTCGCTCACCCCGCCCCAGGCCGGGCTTCTCGAGTGCCTGCATGTCGACGCCGAACGACCGTGCGCCCAAACGCTTGCGGCGCTAGAGCCAGATGATTGGACAACGCTCGAGCGCCTCGCGAAGGCGAGCAGGGTCTCGTATCAGGTGCGCCGGCGTCTCGAGCGCGCGGATCTGAAGCCGCTCGCCCCCGGCGACGTCATGGACCGACTGCAAGGGACAGTTCAGGCACAGACGGCCCGCTACCTCCGGCGGCGCGCGACCCTGGCCGAATTGCTGCGCGCCTGCAACGCGCAAGCGCTGCCGGTCATGGTACTCAAGGGGGCGCACCTCGCTGAGCTGGTCTACGATTCGCCTGCCGCGCGTGAGATGAGCGATGTCGACCTCCTGTTCAAGCCGGATGATCTCCCCCGCGCCACTCGGCTATTCAAGCAGCTGTGCTACGCGATCCCGCACGATGCGCAGGACCTGCACGAGCTCGCGCCAGCGTTGAAGGAATACACGCTGCGCCACCCGCGTTGGGGCGTCAGCGTCGATGTACACTGGTCCACCACTGGCGATGAGTCACTGGCGGACGAGCTGGATCAGCTGCTTTGGCGTCGCGCCGAACGGCTGGATATCGCGGGAACCCAAGCCAGGGCCATGTCCCGTGAAGATCTGCTACTCCATCTCTGTTATCACGCCAGTCACCAGCACCACTTCGCACACGTTGGACTGCGACCTTTGGCCGATCTTGCCGCCCTTTGCCGTCTTGACCCGCCGCTCGATTGGGACGCGATCGCTCATCGCGCTGAGCAATGGGGATGGCGGCGCGGCACAGGTCTGTCCCTGGCGCTCGCCAAACACTGCCTCGGCGCCGCCGTGCCATCCGAGGTCCTAGATCGACTAACGCCGCAAGGCACCAACGCCGACGTGCCCTACGTCGCGGCCATCGAGGCGATGCTCACCGAAAGCAGCAACGAGCATTCTGCCCCAGGCACCTTGCACCGCATCTGGAGTGCGCCAACGCTTGCTCGCCGAGTCTCGGTCGCACTGGAGCGCCTCCTCCCACCCACCTCGCAGCTGATCGTCGAGTTCGGCCTCAGCGACCGCCAACAGCTACCGCCGAGGGCTTGGCTTTATCTTAGGCGCATCGGCCGCCTGATCCCGCGTTATGGCCGCCGGGCGCTTGAGATTGCGCGCGGCGACCCGAGACGCCTCGCGGAGCTTCAACGCCGGCAACAGCTCGAGACCTGGCTAAAACCTTAA
- a CDS encoding lasso peptide biosynthesis B2 protein, producing the protein MGRLAKFVARSSAERLLLLEAAGWLALSRLALLILPFRRIAPHLGQHMTEGTGTGAAAVSGEVLQGVSWAVAAAARHLPFEAVCLPQAMAAKAMLRRRGIQGTLYLGVARDEGMVAHAWLRVGDRVVTGAGDLKRYTVVSTFA; encoded by the coding sequence ATGGGGCGGCTGGCTAAGTTCGTCGCCCGCTCCTCCGCCGAGCGGCTGCTGTTGCTGGAGGCGGCGGGGTGGCTAGCCCTCTCCCGGCTCGCGTTGCTCATCCTGCCGTTCCGTCGAATCGCCCCGCACCTGGGGCAACACATGACGGAAGGCACGGGTACCGGCGCCGCGGCCGTGTCCGGGGAGGTTCTGCAAGGGGTTTCCTGGGCGGTGGCGGCGGCCGCCCGCCATCTCCCCTTCGAGGCGGTCTGTCTGCCTCAGGCGATGGCCGCCAAGGCGATGCTGAGGCGACGGGGAATTCAGGGCACCCTCTATCTCGGTGTTGCACGTGACGAGGGGATGGTCGCTCACGCCTGGCTGCGCGTCGGAGATCGTGTGGTCACAGGCGCTGGAGATCTGAAGCGTTATACCGTCGTTTCCACCTTTGCTTGA
- a CDS encoding lasso peptide biosynthesis PqqD family chaperone, whose amino-acid sequence MTIERTSVIRQSEEQVAAEVDGEVVMMSVEQGNYYGLDEVGSRIWQLIETPTTLADLCEDLTKEFDVEPATCEEDVVRFLEELAAQGLVKVDGAAG is encoded by the coding sequence ATGACTATCGAGAGAACCAGCGTAATTCGCCAAAGTGAGGAGCAGGTCGCGGCGGAGGTGGATGGCGAGGTGGTGATGATGAGCGTCGAGCAGGGCAACTACTATGGCCTCGACGAGGTGGGTAGCCGGATCTGGCAACTGATCGAGACTCCCACCACGCTGGCCGATCTCTGTGAAGACCTCACCAAAGAGTTCGATGTGGAGCCCGCCACCTGCGAGGAGGACGTGGTGCGCTTCTTGGAGGAACTGGCCGCGCAGGGGCTGGTGAAGGTCGATGGGGCGGCTGGCTAA
- a CDS encoding ABC transporter ATP-binding protein: MEKIQSTVQLRRYLAELAAYRGGLAITLVLMLGVGLLEGMGLLLLLPLLGLVGFSGSSDHPVAEGLRRLFDMLGLPLTLPVLLGLFVGLIGAKLLLAYWRDLRTTRLRLGFIDHLRNRLFRRIAFTEWLFFSLTRAADFTHVLTSEVQRIGQGTYQVLQLSANGALAASYLVVAIGVSPLFTGVALLFGVAMMLPLRRIQRRTVELGGGLTRTQRLLFAASGELLGGMKAAKAHGAEEWHVAQFARHAEGQRQAQLDFQRLYGLARVGYQWGAAAVLALLVWWAVKSGRLPAAELLVLIAIFSRLAPMLSGLQQGYQQILHMLPAYAAFRAMETACEEAAEPPVGTLAPPPFRQGLCLEGIVFRYRKESPRPVIAGVDLQIPARATVALVGPSGGGKSTLADLIAGLLAPDAGHISVDGMRLEGGLRRAWRRRVAYVPQETFLLHDTVRANLLWAAPEADEAALARALRLAAAERFVAALPEGIDTLVGERGVRLSGGERQRIALARALLQEPELLILDEATSALDTENERAIQAAIDELHGSLTLLVIAHRLSTIHRADRIVVLEKGRVVEEGAWPELAERRGGRLRRMIEDIPPENTESMS, translated from the coding sequence ATGGAGAAGATCCAGAGCACTGTCCAATTGCGCCGCTACCTCGCCGAACTCGCGGCCTATCGCGGGGGGCTCGCAATAACCCTGGTGTTGATGCTCGGTGTGGGGCTCCTGGAAGGGATGGGTTTGCTGCTGCTGTTGCCGCTGCTCGGTCTGGTGGGGTTCTCGGGAAGCTCCGATCATCCAGTGGCCGAGGGGTTGCGGCGGCTCTTCGATATGCTCGGGTTGCCGTTGACCCTTCCGGTCTTGCTCGGCCTGTTCGTCGGTTTGATCGGAGCGAAGCTACTACTCGCCTATTGGCGCGACCTGAGGACCACGCGCCTGCGCCTCGGTTTCATCGACCACCTGCGCAACCGCCTCTTTCGGCGCATCGCCTTCACCGAATGGCTCTTCTTCAGCCTCACCCGGGCGGCCGATTTCACCCATGTTCTGACCAGCGAGGTGCAGCGCATCGGCCAGGGGACTTACCAAGTGTTACAACTCTCCGCAAACGGTGCCCTGGCGGCCTCGTATCTGGTGGTGGCGATCGGCGTGTCACCCCTGTTCACGGGCGTTGCGCTGCTCTTTGGCGTGGCGATGATGCTGCCCTTGCGGCGCATCCAGCGGCGCACCGTAGAATTGGGAGGGGGACTGACCCGTACCCAACGCCTGCTTTTTGCGGCGTCCGGAGAGCTGCTTGGAGGGATGAAGGCGGCGAAGGCCCATGGGGCCGAGGAGTGGCACGTAGCGCAGTTCGCTCGCCATGCCGAGGGGCAGCGCCAGGCGCAGCTCGATTTTCAGCGCCTGTACGGGCTCGCCCGCGTCGGCTACCAATGGGGAGCGGCGGCGGTGCTGGCGCTCCTGGTGTGGTGGGCCGTGAAGAGCGGACGGCTGCCGGCGGCGGAGTTGTTGGTGTTGATCGCCATCTTCTCGCGCTTGGCGCCGATGCTCTCCGGCCTCCAGCAGGGCTATCAGCAGATCCTCCACATGTTGCCCGCCTACGCCGCCTTTCGCGCCATGGAGACGGCCTGCGAAGAGGCCGCCGAGCCACCGGTCGGTACCCTCGCGCCCCCGCCGTTTCGCCAGGGGCTATGCCTGGAAGGGATCGTCTTCCGCTACCGCAAAGAGAGTCCGCGGCCGGTGATCGCCGGTGTCGATCTGCAGATACCGGCCCGAGCCACGGTGGCACTGGTAGGCCCCTCCGGCGGTGGCAAGTCGACCCTGGCGGATCTGATCGCCGGTCTGCTGGCGCCGGACGCCGGCCATATCTCGGTGGACGGCATGCGCCTGGAGGGAGGGCTGCGCCGCGCCTGGCGCCGGCGCGTGGCCTACGTCCCGCAGGAGACCTTCCTGCTCCACGACACGGTGCGCGCCAACCTGCTCTGGGCCGCTCCCGAGGCGGACGAGGCGGCACTGGCGCGGGCCCTGCGGCTGGCCGCCGCCGAGCGCTTCGTGGCCGCCCTGCCGGAGGGGATCGACACCCTGGTGGGCGAGCGGGGTGTGCGCCTCTCCGGCGGCGAGCGCCAGCGCATCGCGCTCGCCCGCGCCCTGCTCCAGGAGCCGGAGTTGCTGATCCTCGACGAGGCCACCAGCGCCTTGGACACAGAGAACGAGCGGGCCATCCAGGCCGCCATCGACGAGCTGCACGGCAGCCTGACCCTGCTGGTCATCGCCCACCGCCTCTCCACCATCCACCGTGCCGATCGCATCGTCGTACTGGAAAAGGGACGGGTGGTCGAGGAGGGGGCTTGGCCGGAGCTGGCGGAGAGGAGGGGAGGGCGGCTGCGCCGGATGATAGAAGACATCCCTCCGGAGAATACCGAATCGATGTCGTAA
- a CDS encoding aspartyl/asparaginyl beta-hydroxylase domain-containing protein has translation MYRYCRLHLDFDATALGAALAQAEKCGTWLPHFVTGNYEGDWSAIPLRSVDGHADNIYSLSTVSPEAYRDTPQLAAAPYLREVLAAFQCPQTSVRLLKLAAGSVIKEHRDQGLTFGDGSVRLHVPVRTSPQVEFYIEDEQVVMGAGECWYIDATLPHRLANRGERDRVHIVIDCLVNDWLRQRFAEAGYRPRKKSPLEERGVRPEQLDDVIAALRAMDTETGLQQAKELEALRDAEVDSDQR, from the coding sequence ATGTATCGTTATTGCAGATTGCACCTCGACTTCGATGCTACCGCTCTGGGTGCGGCGTTGGCGCAGGCAGAGAAGTGCGGTACGTGGTTGCCGCACTTCGTCACCGGCAATTACGAAGGCGATTGGAGCGCAATACCGCTGCGGTCGGTGGACGGGCACGCCGACAACATCTACTCGCTCTCCACGGTATCGCCCGAGGCGTATCGGGATACCCCGCAACTGGCTGCGGCCCCCTACCTCCGAGAGGTGCTGGCCGCCTTCCAGTGTCCCCAGACCTCGGTACGCCTGCTGAAACTGGCCGCTGGCAGCGTCATCAAAGAGCATCGGGACCAAGGGCTGACCTTCGGGGACGGTAGCGTGCGCCTCCACGTCCCGGTCCGAACCTCGCCGCAGGTGGAGTTCTACATCGAAGACGAGCAGGTGGTCATGGGGGCAGGGGAGTGCTGGTATATCGATGCCACTTTACCGCACAGGCTGGCCAATCGGGGAGAAAGGGATCGCGTGCATATCGTCATCGATTGCCTGGTCAATGATTGGCTTCGCCAACGTTTCGCGGAGGCCGGTTATCGGCCGCGGAAGAAGAGCCCGCTAGAGGAGCGCGGCGTCCGTCCCGAACAGCTCGATGACGTCATCGCCGCCCTGCGCGCCATGGACACGGAGACGGGACTGCAGCAGGCCAAGGAGTTGGAGGCGTTGCGCGATGCGGAGGTGGATTCGGATCAACGATGA
- a CDS encoding phytanoyl-CoA dioxygenase family protein — translation MKGNGELAALLGSARGWGSRESVDPESVRRRFDELGAVVVRDVVPAPALHWAGDAVDRFINEQLAACEPSEGAAVIHHGARRFVIAVNKVGANLGAVPLYLMGLPSVSAAVTAVCGPDAVCTHDWMVVKNGGDGCEVGWHQDFVHDGSHSAVNVGIYLDDAGQDGVRFIPGLRKGAEDVRLLRGRFSYDSPELISPKVSAGDLTLHDVLLVHGSPVLARGRRRTLYLEFRAPEMLTGHSTMTPEYVAARRQLFDTAQRLTLRLGQSPEGDPMALLAESEWRLIEKLDGMQVMVEPANYGNGV, via the coding sequence ATGAAAGGCAACGGAGAGCTTGCGGCTCTGCTGGGCTCTGCAAGAGGATGGGGGAGCCGGGAGTCGGTGGATCCCGAGTCTGTTCGGCGCCGCTTCGATGAATTGGGGGCCGTCGTGGTCAGGGATGTAGTCCCAGCTCCGGCCCTTCATTGGGCGGGCGACGCGGTGGATCGGTTCATCAATGAGCAGCTTGCAGCCTGTGAGCCTTCGGAGGGGGCAGCCGTCATCCATCATGGGGCGCGGCGCTTCGTCATAGCGGTCAACAAGGTCGGTGCGAATCTGGGAGCCGTCCCACTCTATCTCATGGGGTTGCCGTCGGTATCTGCCGCGGTCACAGCTGTTTGTGGTCCGGATGCCGTCTGTACCCACGACTGGATGGTGGTGAAGAACGGTGGCGACGGCTGCGAGGTCGGCTGGCATCAGGATTTTGTCCATGATGGGAGCCATTCCGCCGTTAACGTCGGCATTTATCTCGATGATGCCGGTCAAGATGGGGTCCGCTTCATTCCCGGGCTCCGAAAAGGGGCGGAGGATGTCCGATTGCTGCGAGGACGTTTCAGCTACGACTCTCCGGAGTTGATTTCTCCCAAGGTTTCCGCCGGTGACCTCACCCTGCATGATGTTCTCCTGGTCCACGGTTCGCCGGTACTCGCCCGGGGGCGGCGCAGGACACTCTATCTTGAGTTCCGCGCTCCAGAGATGTTGACCGGTCACTCGACCATGACTCCAGAGTACGTAGCTGCGCGGCGGCAGTTGTTTGACACCGCGCAGCGGCTGACGCTGCGGCTGGGTCAAAGCCCCGAAGGCGATCCAATGGCGCTCTTAGCGGAGAGTGAGTGGCGGCTGATCGAGAAGCTGGATGGAATGCAGGTAATGGTCGAGCCCGCCAACTACGGAAACGGAGTGTAG
- a CDS encoding sulfotransferase family protein, with product MTRLDALLTELSIPGWIPYDLVTKGTRFWLEWRFIGPIPLRDPWFEDTVRRYRCSVNDAIPPLRTPIETLDYRPPDMSLPLAGVIFHASRCGSTLLVRMLANSPRLSVLAEPPVIESLINWSHSQGSDDWARLAPRLQAALSYLGRRRRSSEELLILKSESEHIIDRALFESIRPGVPWIFLFREPEAILFSHSLRRGRQMVPSMLHPSRLGRNHEEITSMGLDRYCALVLERTFAAAVEHLEAANGRAIHYRRLPAYAWQGLNEHFSLGLSDPEIDAMRECSRFDAKRIGRKPYDGGSANHGPIPDELRALGQEAAQDFYERLEVLSSTFGC from the coding sequence ATGACGCGCCTCGACGCACTTCTCACCGAGCTGTCGATCCCAGGATGGATCCCCTATGATCTGGTCACGAAAGGCACCCGCTTTTGGCTGGAGTGGCGATTCATCGGCCCGATTCCCCTACGGGATCCCTGGTTCGAAGACACCGTCAGACGCTACCGATGTTCCGTCAACGACGCCATCCCCCCCCTACGCACCCCTATCGAGACTCTGGACTACCGCCCTCCCGACATGTCGCTGCCGCTGGCCGGGGTCATTTTTCACGCGTCACGCTGCGGCTCCACACTGTTGGTCCGCATGCTCGCCAACTCGCCGCGACTATCGGTGCTGGCTGAGCCGCCGGTCATCGAGTCCCTGATCAATTGGAGCCATAGCCAGGGAAGCGACGACTGGGCCCGCCTCGCTCCCCGTCTTCAGGCTGCCCTATCCTATCTCGGTCGCCGGAGACGCTCGTCGGAGGAGTTGCTGATACTGAAATCCGAAAGCGAGCACATCATCGATAGAGCCCTGTTCGAAAGCATTCGTCCCGGCGTACCGTGGATCTTCTTATTCCGCGAGCCCGAGGCGATCCTCTTCTCGCACAGCCTTCGGCGTGGAAGACAGATGGTTCCCTCAATGCTCCATCCCAGCCGATTGGGCCGGAACCACGAGGAGATCACATCCATGGGGCTGGACCGGTACTGCGCATTGGTCCTGGAGCGAACTTTCGCTGCTGCGGTAGAGCACCTGGAGGCAGCGAATGGGCGGGCAATCCACTACCGCAGGCTACCCGCTTATGCTTGGCAAGGGTTGAACGAACACTTTTCCCTGGGATTGAGCGACCCGGAGATCGACGCAATGCGCGAGTGCAGCCGATTCGACGCCAAGAGGATAGGCCGCAAGCCGTACGACGGCGGATCCGCGAATCACGGTCCAATTCCCGACGAGTTGCGGGCACTGGGGCAAGAGGCGGCCCAGGATTTCTACGAGCGCTTGGAGGTGCTAAGTAGTACCTTTGGTTGTTGA
- a CDS encoding DUF6916 family protein, with protein MSRLPSQPVGASEPLPFVDTGGLTRDQFEGLIGSGYVVPVENGDDLTLTLVEIEPTAHVGSRPGGGFKLVFSGPADRYFGQATIPLRFPDNRVARLFVVNTGPEGSRMRYEAILN; from the coding sequence ATGTCCCGTTTGCCCTCCCAACCCGTCGGTGCTTCTGAACCGCTTCCCTTCGTCGATACGGGGGGCCTGACCCGGGACCAGTTCGAGGGGCTGATCGGTTCCGGATACGTGGTTCCGGTGGAAAACGGCGACGATCTGACCTTGACTCTCGTCGAAATCGAACCCACCGCCCATGTCGGTTCTCGTCCGGGGGGAGGGTTTAAACTGGTGTTTTCTGGTCCGGCCGATCGCTATTTCGGGCAGGCAACTATTCCACTCCGCTTTCCTGACAATCGGGTCGCCCGACTGTTCGTGGTCAACACCGGCCCTGAGGGAAGCCGGATGCGTTACGAGGCCATTCTGAATTGA